In Desulfobaccales bacterium, a genomic segment contains:
- a CDS encoding GvpL/GvpF family gas vesicle protein yields MAAKPEATKGKYLYAIVPDAGSRTYGFAGIEGAPVYTIPNGRMAAVVSDVPNQRIRPERRHLAAQQSVLKGLLSQTGAMLPMAFGIIADGPKAIQKIMARNHEAFLKQLQRVTGMVEMGLRVSWDVPNIFEYFINTHEDLQAARDRFMGPYRNPSQEDKIELGRLFERHLNEDREAYTEQLEDILTTYAQEVKRNKCRGENEVMNLACLVPRTGQERFEEGVFEAAKLFDNNFTFDYNGPWAPHNFVELNLEL; encoded by the coding sequence ATGGCCGCGAAACCAGAAGCCACAAAAGGCAAGTATTTATACGCCATAGTCCCCGACGCAGGTTCGCGGACTTATGGCTTTGCCGGTATTGAAGGGGCCCCCGTATACACCATCCCCAACGGGCGGATGGCCGCAGTGGTGAGTGACGTGCCCAACCAAAGGATTCGCCCGGAACGTCGCCATCTGGCTGCCCAGCAGTCCGTTCTCAAGGGCCTCCTGTCTCAGACCGGCGCCATGCTCCCCATGGCTTTCGGCATCATTGCCGACGGTCCCAAAGCCATCCAGAAGATTATGGCGCGCAACCATGAGGCCTTTCTGAAGCAACTGCAACGGGTGACCGGGATGGTGGAAATGGGGCTGCGGGTCTCCTGGGACGTCCCCAATATTTTTGAGTATTTCATCAATACTCATGAGGATCTGCAGGCCGCCCGGGACCGCTTTATGGGGCCTTACCGGAATCCCTCTCAGGAAGACAAGATCGAGCTGGGACGTCTGTTTGAGCGCCACCTCAACGAAGACCGGGAAGCCTATACCGAGCAGCTAGAAGATATCCTGACCACGTATGCTCAGGAGGTCAAGCGGAACAAATGTCGCGGTGAAAATGAGGTCATGAACCTAGCCTGCCTGGTGCCGCGCACCGGCCAGGAGCGGTTCGAAGAGGGCGTCTTTGAAGCAGCCAAGCTGTTCGACAACAACTTTACCTTCGACTACAACGGACCCTGGGCGCCCCATAATTTTGTGGAACTGAATCTCGAGCTTTAA
- a CDS encoding gas vesicle protein GvpG, giving the protein MFFVDDLLMSPIKGVLWVFKEIHDAAQQELAGESEAITAALSELYMKLDTGQITEEQFDAQEKQLLDRLDRLQAEAEAESEPEKKPAKPRAKAKGTRKKPGAKPAMLV; this is encoded by the coding sequence ATGTTTTTCGTTGACGATCTGCTGATGTCTCCCATTAAAGGCGTTCTCTGGGTCTTTAAGGAGATCCACGACGCGGCCCAACAAGAATTGGCCGGCGAGAGTGAGGCCATCACTGCGGCCTTGAGCGAGCTCTACATGAAGCTGGATACCGGGCAGATTACTGAAGAACAATTTGACGCCCAGGAAAAGCAGCTCCTGGACCGCCTGGATCGCCTGCAAGCTGAAGCCGAGGCCGAGTCGGAGCCTGAGAAGAAGCCGGCGAAACCCCGCGCCAAGGCCAAAGGGACCCGGAAAAAGCCTGGGGCGAAACCAGCCATGCTCGTCTGA
- a CDS encoding ArsA family ATPase, with protein MLPLFEHPYLRLLFFGGKGGVGKTTCAAAAALYYALRSPHRTVLLVSTDPAHSLADSLGDFQPPRNLQILEFNAEISLATFKTRHRDKFAQIAARGTFLDEDDIRRVLDLSLPGLDELMALLEIAGWAEAGTYDLIIVDTAPTGHTLRLLSTPDLIRTWLKALDTLLAKHRFMQACFKGSYQHDELDDFLLELTASVKKMEALLQDPRTCRFVPVMLAEDLVISETLKLMGELARLHIPVTEFVVNRLFPENSCPLCSEARQRQQHLLAECLTNDAFTGYAFWGLPLYAEEIRGALLENLWDGVYPISSTPTALPSPPFKMSPRVTAPPPCPAPELSFLIFAGKGGVGKTTLACATAVHLARELPGKEILLFSTDPAHSLGDCLDVPVGPHPVRLAPYLTAMEIDAPGEFASLKEQYQRELESFLENTFENFDIPFDRQVMERMLDLSPPGLDEIMALMRVIEFLDHGRYDVFILDSAPTGHLLRLLELPELIDQWLKTFFGLLLKYRLTSRFPDLSQQLVQISRDLKLLRSLWRDPARAALYAVSIPTEMAFQETGDLLAACQRLDMAVPVLFLNLATPAGDCPLCTALHRREALIQEKFRRTFSGRQTVIYRQSEPRGLERLGELGLALFRPRNMENHHGAATDMPTLSH; from the coding sequence GTGCTACCTCTTTTCGAGCATCCCTATCTCAGACTGTTATTCTTCGGCGGCAAAGGCGGCGTGGGCAAAACCACCTGTGCTGCCGCGGCCGCGCTTTACTATGCCCTCAGATCCCCTCACCGCACCGTTCTCCTGGTTTCCACTGATCCGGCCCATTCCCTGGCTGACAGCCTCGGTGATTTCCAGCCCCCCAGAAATTTGCAGATTCTGGAGTTCAACGCCGAAATTTCCCTGGCGACCTTTAAAACCCGGCACCGGGACAAGTTTGCCCAGATTGCGGCCCGGGGCACCTTCCTGGATGAAGATGATATTCGCCGGGTCCTGGACCTCTCCCTCCCCGGCCTGGACGAACTCATGGCGTTGCTGGAAATTGCCGGATGGGCCGAGGCTGGGACCTATGACCTTATCATCGTGGATACCGCGCCCACCGGGCATACGTTGCGGCTGTTGAGCACGCCGGATTTGATCCGCACCTGGCTCAAAGCCCTGGATACCTTGCTGGCCAAGCACCGTTTCATGCAAGCCTGTTTTAAGGGATCGTATCAGCACGATGAACTGGATGATTTTCTCCTGGAACTTACCGCCTCGGTAAAAAAAATGGAAGCCCTGCTCCAAGACCCCCGCACCTGTCGCTTTGTGCCGGTGATGCTGGCCGAAGATCTGGTCATCAGCGAAACCCTTAAGCTCATGGGCGAACTGGCGCGGCTCCATATTCCGGTCACCGAGTTCGTGGTCAACCGCCTTTTCCCGGAGAATTCCTGTCCCCTCTGCTCCGAAGCCCGGCAGCGCCAACAGCACCTCTTAGCCGAGTGCTTGACCAATGACGCCTTTACCGGCTATGCCTTCTGGGGCCTGCCCTTGTATGCCGAGGAAATACGCGGTGCGCTCCTTGAGAACCTGTGGGATGGGGTCTACCCCATCAGTTCCACTCCAACGGCCCTGCCCTCTCCGCCCTTTAAAATGTCGCCCCGGGTTACGGCCCCACCCCCCTGCCCCGCTCCCGAACTCAGTTTCCTAATCTTCGCCGGCAAAGGCGGGGTGGGCAAAACCACCCTGGCCTGCGCCACCGCGGTCCACCTGGCCCGTGAGTTACCCGGCAAAGAGATCCTGCTCTTTTCCACCGATCCGGCCCACTCTTTGGGGGATTGTCTGGATGTCCCCGTCGGACCCCACCCGGTGCGCCTGGCCCCATATCTTACGGCCATGGAGATCGACGCGCCGGGAGAATTTGCCTCCTTAAAGGAGCAGTATCAGCGGGAACTGGAGAGTTTTCTGGAGAACACTTTCGAGAATTTCGATATTCCCTTTGACCGTCAGGTGATGGAGCGGATGCTGGACCTCTCCCCTCCCGGCCTCGACGAGATCATGGCCCTGATGCGGGTCATTGAATTCCTCGATCACGGCCGCTACGATGTCTTCATCTTGGATTCTGCCCCCACCGGCCATCTTCTCCGCCTCCTGGAATTACCGGAACTCATTGATCAGTGGCTCAAAACCTTTTTCGGGTTGCTCCTGAAGTACAGGTTGACTTCCCGGTTTCCCGATCTCTCCCAGCAATTGGTGCAAATTTCCCGAGATCTGAAGCTCCTGCGCAGCTTGTGGCGCGACCCGGCTCGGGCTGCGCTCTACGCCGTGTCCATCCCCACGGAAATGGCCTTCCAGGAGACCGGCGATCTGTTGGCAGCATGCCAGCGCCTGGATATGGCCGTGCCGGTGCTCTTTCTCAACCTGGCCACCCCGGCTGGGGATTGTCCCTTGTGCACCGCTCTGCATCGCCGGGAGGCGCTCATCCAAGAAAAATTCCGGCGCACCTTCTCCGGCCGGCAAACCGTTATCTATCGCCAGAGCGAACCCCGGGGCCTAGAACGCCTGGGGGAATTGGGGCTGGCCCTTTTCCGGCCCAGGAATATGGAGAATCACCATGGGGCTGCTACTGATATGCCCACATTGTCACACTAA